From the Zymomonas mobilis subsp. pomaceae ATCC 29192 genome, the window CATTTAACGTTGCCATAGCGCGGTCAGGATCAAACAAATAGGTTAAAACATCACGCGCAATAGCGGGGCCATCAGTTGCAGAATCCGTATGTCCACCATGCTCTATAACCACCGATGCAGCATATCGCGGGTTACCCACGGGCGCAAAGCAAACAAACAAAGCATGATCACGCATACGCCAAGCCAACTGAGAGTTTTTAAGGACCCCTCTATCTCGTTCTGCCATAGATATTCGCCGAACTTGCGCTGTTCCGGTCTTTCCGGCTAACTCTACATTAGGAACAAATAATTTTGCAGCCCCGCCAGTTCCGCCTCCATTAACAACGTCCCGCATAGCCTGACGAATAATATCTAGATGCGCCTCATTAATACCTAAACCTGTAATAATCGGCGGTTTGGAAGACATGATTAAACGCGGCATTATCTGTTTGCCTGAGGCTAATCTTGCGACCATTACGGCCAATTGCAAGGGATTAACTAAAACATCCCCCTGCCCGATTGAGGCATTAAGTGTATCCGCCGCGGTCCAGTTATGATGATATTTTTTTAATTTCCATGCCGGATCAGGAACCGTGCCATAATGTTCAGACCCTAAAGGCAAATGATAGCTGGCTCCCAAGCCCAACCGCCGCATCATATCCGCCAAAGGGTCCATCCCTACCCTATGCGCCATATGATAAAAATAGACATCACAGCTTTGGGTAATAGCCGTATGCATGTTGACAGGGCCATGACCATGACGACGCCAGCAATGAAAAACGCTATTTCCAAGCTGATAACTACCCGTGCAGTTAACCGTTTCATGCGGATCAACCCCGGCTTCTAAAAGCGCTAGGGCATTCATCGGCTTTACAGTAGATCCGGGCGGATAAAGTCCGGCAACCGTTTTATCAATCAAGGGATGATGATCATCTTCCGAGAGACTTTGCCATTCACGATGGCTGATCCCATCCGCAAAATCATTCGGGTCAAAACAGGGCATAGAGACCTGTGCTAAAA encodes:
- the mrdA gene encoding penicillin-binding protein 2, which codes for MKNRSRLITQHSLGYTFSRRSLVLGGLQLATGGLLAARMAWLSIAENERYRLMAEDNRVQTVMIPPRRGWIVDRHNRPMAINHTDFRVDLIPDQIQDRERVIITLTELLNLSQDDLDRIREDLNKAAGYQPVPVAEHLDYEHFAAISVRLPEMAGVAPQRGYARYYPEGAAVGHLIGYVGSATTEDYKKTHDPLLITPGFKLGKQGLEKTFDDYLRGVPGARRSEVTAKGRLVRDLENKPDQPGKKLPLTIDAGLQSYAARRIGDNSAAVVVIDTENGDILAQVSMPCFDPNDFADGISHREWQSLSEDDHHPLIDKTVAGLYPPGSTVKPMNALALLEAGVDPHETVNCTGSYQLGNSVFHCWRRHGHGPVNMHTAITQSCDVYFYHMAHRVGMDPLADMMRRLGLGASYHLPLGSEHYGTVPDPAWKLKKYHHNWTAADTLNASIGQGDVLVNPLQLAVMVARLASGKQIMPRLIMSSKPPIITGLGINEAHLDIIRQAMRDVVNGGGTGGAAKLFVPNVELAGKTGTAQVRRISMAERDRGVLKNSQLAWRMRDHALFVCFAPVGNPRYAASVVIEHGGHTDSATDGPAIARDVLTYLFDPDRAMATLNALETSWGGDLATRMRIRAEALHASSSKPAETPEKS